One genomic window of Leptotrichia shahii includes the following:
- a CDS encoding ribonuclease J: MSEKEKGEFGNQILKRNFSKKEDINKIKSGMKRFRRKSTNRRHLDEKNEIRYIPRVNDRNRHIDRKVDGKEEKMYVIPLGGLEEVGKNMTAFQYKDEIIVVDAGLTFPEDEHLGIDVIIPDFSYLESNRHKIKGLLLTHGHEDHIGAIPYFYQKLGTENIPMYGGRLTLALARAKFEKKDAKLPKEKVISGRTILKVSKYFTVEFVSVTHSIADCYAICIKTPAATILHSGDFKVDLTPVDGEGFDFGRLAQLGEEGVDLLLSDSTNAQIPGFTPSERTVGESLKDEFAKAKGRIILAAFASHVHRLQQIVNIAAKHGRKIAIDGRSMVKIFEICSNLGYLKIPRDIMIDIDKVETYPANKVLILCTGTQGEPLAALSRIANGTHKHISLREGDTVVISATPIPGNEKAATKNINQLMKRDANVVFEKGIGIHVSGHGCQEEQKLMINLVKPKYFLPVHGEYAMIKKHKELAMAVGIPEKNVVLAENGAKLELSKNSFKSVGRVPSGATFIDGFGIGDVGNAVLKDRQNLADDGIVIITISQYRNGKFNRQVELVTRGFVYNKDAESLLSETKKLVRTELANMENEGIKEIGKIKQKIRAKVGEFLNKETDREPIILPIIMEV, from the coding sequence ATGTCAGAAAAGGAAAAAGGCGAGTTCGGTAATCAAATCTTAAAAAGAAATTTTTCCAAGAAGGAAGATATTAATAAAATAAAATCTGGAATGAAAAGATTTAGAAGGAAAAGTACGAATCGAAGACATTTAGATGAAAAAAATGAAATACGTTATATTCCAAGAGTAAATGACAGGAATAGACATATAGACAGAAAAGTGGATGGAAAAGAAGAAAAAATGTATGTAATCCCACTTGGAGGTCTTGAAGAAGTTGGAAAAAATATGACAGCTTTTCAATACAAGGATGAAATTATTGTGGTGGATGCTGGTCTTACATTTCCAGAAGATGAGCATTTGGGAATAGATGTTATAATTCCTGATTTTTCATATCTGGAATCAAACCGTCATAAAATAAAGGGACTTTTATTGACGCACGGACATGAAGATCATATAGGGGCAATCCCTTATTTTTACCAAAAGTTAGGGACAGAAAATATACCAATGTACGGTGGAAGATTAACACTTGCACTTGCAAGGGCAAAATTTGAAAAAAAGGATGCAAAATTACCAAAAGAGAAGGTTATTAGCGGAAGAACTATTTTAAAGGTGTCAAAATATTTTACCGTTGAGTTTGTAAGTGTAACACACAGTATAGCAGACTGCTATGCAATTTGCATTAAGACTCCTGCAGCAACTATTTTACATTCTGGGGATTTTAAGGTTGATTTGACACCTGTTGATGGGGAAGGATTTGACTTTGGAAGATTGGCTCAGCTGGGAGAAGAAGGAGTGGATCTTTTGCTTTCAGATAGTACAAATGCACAAATACCAGGATTTACGCCATCTGAAAGAACAGTTGGAGAAAGTTTGAAGGATGAATTTGCAAAAGCTAAAGGAAGAATAATTTTGGCAGCTTTTGCTTCACATGTTCATAGATTGCAGCAAATTGTAAATATTGCAGCAAAACATGGAAGAAAAATTGCAATTGACGGAAGAAGCATGGTTAAAATTTTTGAAATATGTTCAAATCTTGGATATTTAAAAATACCGAGAGATATAATGATTGATATTGACAAGGTTGAAACTTATCCAGCAAATAAAGTGCTTATATTGTGTACTGGAACGCAGGGAGAACCGCTTGCGGCACTTTCCAGAATTGCAAATGGAACACATAAGCATATTTCATTAAGGGAAGGGGATACAGTTGTGATTTCAGCGACACCTATTCCTGGAAATGAAAAAGCTGCTACGAAAAATATAAATCAGCTTATGAAACGGGATGCGAACGTTGTTTTTGAAAAGGGAATCGGAATACATGTATCAGGACATGGATGTCAGGAAGAACAAAAATTGATGATAAATCTTGTGAAACCTAAATATTTTCTGCCTGTACATGGAGAATATGCGATGATTAAAAAACATAAGGAATTGGCAATGGCAGTTGGAATACCTGAAAAAAATGTTGTTTTGGCAGAAAATGGAGCAAAATTGGAATTGTCTAAAAATAGTTTTAAATCTGTTGGAAGAGTTCCGAGCGGAGCTACATTTATTGATGGATTTGGAATTGGTGACGTCGGAAATGCTGTGTTGAAGGATAGACAAAATCTGGCAGATGATGGAATTGTAATTATTACAATTTCTCAGTATAGAAATGGAAAATTTAACAGGCAAGTAGAACTTGTAACACGTGGATTCGTGTATAATAAGGATGCAGAAAGTTTACTTTCTGAAACAAAGAAACTTGTTAGAACAGAACTTGCTAATATGGAAAATGAAGGAATAAAGGAAATTGGGAAAATTAAACAAAAAATAAGGGCAAAAGTTGGAGAATTTCTTAATAAGGAAACAGATAGAGAGCCTATAATTTTACCAATTATAATGGAGGTTTAG
- the mrdA gene encoding penicillin-binding protein 2, with protein MRELDKEEKNVRIIAFFVLVGAVFFILIARLFTLQILEASQYAEQALQNRIRTNIIKATRGEIYDREGKLLAKNTTGYQLIHLHTYTLDPNDLKLLKEVKGMTSEQMNARLANERKAVAKRIQETMGDINNISQITGYQVDYLIDRFYKQQRIGTDKKILVIEDLDKQVALRAIEKINNDRIDIVEYNKRYYPEDALASHVIGYVKPISEKEFKEREKDGYRNSDLIGKKGVERSYDKEMKGQDGRENVEVDAKGNVIRQVEATESVAGKNVYLSIDMELQKYMTDAFSGKSGAFIAMEAKTGKIITFVSNPEISLNLLSSRISDNQWTELVNSKAKPLVNKGIAGLYPPGSTFKAVTGMGILESGISPYATVNSTGQYRYGKLIFRDSHKSGHGITNFAKSIEQSVNTYYYVFSQKAGINNIVKYAKEFGIGSKTGIDIPGELTGTLPSPEWKKKRFKKKQDQRWLPGDLINMSIGQGYVLATPIQIASVYQTIANNGVKLRPTVVDRFVTYSGKVENNKPVVIKKLKVSPKNLKLLQNALRLPVSGPGGTAKVLYIPNYPVSVKTGTAQNSGFVDNHSWIAGYFPSDNPQIVFVSVVEGGGYGGVASGSMAQKFIYKYRDKYVLKKQDAEKKKQEEEKKKQDEKNKNLKNNSNVKN; from the coding sequence ATGAGAGAATTAGATAAAGAAGAGAAAAATGTACGGATAATTGCCTTTTTTGTTCTTGTTGGAGCAGTTTTTTTTATATTAATCGCACGTTTATTTACATTACAAATACTTGAGGCTTCACAGTATGCAGAACAGGCATTGCAAAATAGAATTAGAACAAATATAATAAAGGCTACACGTGGAGAAATTTACGATAGGGAAGGAAAATTGCTGGCAAAAAATACGACAGGGTATCAGCTGATACATTTACATACGTATACATTAGATCCGAATGACTTGAAACTTTTAAAGGAAGTTAAAGGAATGACATCAGAACAGATGAATGCAAGACTTGCTAATGAACGTAAAGCTGTTGCTAAACGTATTCAGGAAACAATGGGAGATATAAATAATATAAGTCAAATTACAGGTTATCAAGTGGATTATCTTATAGACAGATTTTATAAGCAGCAAAGAATAGGAACCGATAAAAAAATACTTGTTATTGAAGATTTAGATAAGCAGGTGGCATTAAGGGCGATTGAAAAAATTAATAATGATAGAATTGATATTGTGGAATATAATAAACGGTATTATCCTGAAGATGCACTCGCTTCTCATGTTATCGGGTATGTAAAACCTATTAGTGAAAAGGAATTTAAAGAACGTGAAAAGGATGGATACAGAAATAGTGACTTAATTGGTAAAAAAGGTGTCGAACGTTCTTATGACAAGGAAATGAAGGGGCAAGATGGCAGAGAAAATGTCGAAGTTGATGCTAAAGGAAATGTTATAAGGCAAGTGGAGGCAACAGAAAGTGTTGCAGGAAAAAATGTCTACTTGTCAATTGACATGGAATTGCAAAAATATATGACAGATGCATTTTCAGGTAAAAGCGGGGCTTTTATTGCAATGGAAGCTAAAACTGGAAAAATAATTACATTTGTAAGTAATCCTGAAATCAGCTTGAATTTATTAAGTTCGAGAATATCCGATAATCAATGGACTGAACTGGTAAATTCAAAGGCAAAGCCGCTTGTTAATAAGGGAATTGCTGGACTTTATCCACCAGGATCGACTTTTAAAGCGGTAACGGGAATGGGAATACTGGAATCTGGAATTTCTCCTTATGCTACTGTAAATTCAACTGGACAGTACAGATACGGGAAGTTAATATTTAGGGATTCGCATAAATCTGGACACGGAATTACCAATTTTGCAAAATCCATAGAGCAATCAGTAAATACATATTATTATGTATTTTCACAAAAAGCTGGAATTAACAATATTGTAAAATATGCAAAGGAATTTGGAATTGGATCTAAGACGGGAATTGACATTCCTGGAGAATTGACAGGAACATTGCCTAGTCCTGAATGGAAGAAGAAAAGATTTAAGAAGAAACAGGATCAGAGATGGCTGCCTGGAGATTTGATAAATATGTCAATTGGACAAGGATATGTTTTGGCAACTCCAATTCAAATTGCCTCAGTTTATCAAACTATAGCTAATAATGGTGTAAAATTAAGACCTACGGTTGTTGACAGATTTGTGACATATTCAGGAAAAGTTGAAAATAATAAGCCTGTAGTAATAAAAAAATTGAAGGTAAGTCCAAAGAATTTGAAACTATTACAAAATGCCTTGAGATTGCCGGTAAGTGGTCCAGGTGGAACAGCTAAAGTTTTATATATACCAAATTATCCAGTTTCAGTAAAAACAGGGACTGCACAAAATTCAGGATTTGTAGATAACCACTCTTGGATTGCGGGATATTTTCCATCTGATAATCCTCAGATTGTTTTTGTGTCAGTTGTAGAAGGTGGAGGATATGGAGGAGTAGCTTCAGGATCTATGGCACAGAAATTTATATACAAATATAGAGATAAATACGTCTTGAAAAAGCAGGATGCTGAGAAGAAGAAACAGGAAGAAGAAAAGAAAAAGCAAGATGAAAAAAATAAGAATTTAAAAAATAATAGCAATGTAAAAAATTAA
- the rsfS gene encoding ribosome silencing factor, with the protein MSEVSHNYEKEVQEIIDIMEDKKAQDIKVYDMRGKSPFFDYSILCTGSSSRNIEAIATDIKKSLENVKNVEGLEEANWVLIDAGDLVISVFSKDARDYYRLDDFYNGVNEENEETE; encoded by the coding sequence ATGAGTGAAGTGAGTCATAATTATGAAAAGGAAGTTCAGGAAATAATTGATATTATGGAGGATAAAAAGGCGCAGGATATAAAGGTATATGATATGAGGGGAAAATCACCTTTTTTTGACTACTCGATATTGTGTACTGGGAGTTCTTCTAGAAATATTGAAGCGATAGCGACTGATATAAAGAAAAGTCTTGAAAATGTGAAAAATGTGGAAGGGCTAGAGGAAGCAAACTGGGTTCTTATTGATGCTGGGGACTTGGTTATAAGTGTATTTAGTAAAGACGCTAGAGATTACTATAGGCTGGATGATTTTTATAATGGTGTAAATGAAGAAAATGAGGAAACAGAATAG
- a CDS encoding RsmE family RNA methyltransferase, translating into MLTVIAEKENIDENNGKILIKDRSDCNHVQNVYRLNIGDELRVIDGEYEYFTKIIEISKKEIAVKILEKKEDSYSLSVNIDVAVGILKNDKMNLAIQKLTEIGVNRIIPLKTERVVVRINEKKEKWDVVVRETLKQCRGIKFTEITPVKKLSEIDYQKYDKIIFAYENSDESKSLSEIIKKEDKNILYIIGPEGGITKSEVDFLKNNEAIEISLGKRILRAETAAIVGCGIIANFYI; encoded by the coding sequence TTGTTGACAGTAATAGCGGAAAAAGAAAATATTGATGAAAATAATGGAAAAATTTTGATAAAAGACAGATCAGACTGTAATCACGTTCAAAATGTGTATCGTTTAAATATAGGTGATGAATTGCGGGTAATTGACGGAGAATACGAATATTTTACAAAAATTATTGAAATTTCAAAAAAGGAAATAGCTGTAAAAATATTGGAAAAAAAAGAAGATAGTTATTCTTTAAGTGTAAATATTGATGTTGCAGTAGGAATCTTGAAAAATGATAAAATGAATTTGGCAATACAAAAACTGACAGAAATTGGTGTAAATCGCATAATTCCTTTAAAAACTGAACGAGTTGTTGTAAGAATTAATGAAAAAAAGGAAAAATGGGATGTAGTTGTAAGAGAAACATTGAAACAATGCAGAGGAATAAAATTTACTGAAATTACACCTGTAAAAAAACTTTCAGAAATTGATTATCAAAAATATGATAAAATAATTTTTGCTTATGAAAATAGTGATGAATCAAAATCTCTATCAGAAATAATAAAAAAAGAAGATAAAAATATTTTATATATAATTGGACCTGAAGGTGGAATTACAAAGAGTGAAGTTGATTTTTTAAAAAATAATGAGGCAATAGAAATTAGTTTGGGAAAACGGATTTTAAGAGCGGAAACTGCGGCAATTGTTGGTTGTGGCATTATTGCTAATTTTTATATATGA
- the ruvB gene encoding Holliday junction branch migration DNA helicase RuvB, which produces MNEERILEPKELGEDNIQRSLRPKTFKEYIGQQDLKEKMNIFIKAAKMRNESLDHILLYGPPGLGKTTLAGVIATEMGVNLKVTTGPVLEKAGDLAAILTSLEENDILFIDEIHRLNTSVEEILYPAMEDGELDILIGKGPSARSIRVELPQFTLIGATTRAGQLSTPLRDRFGVTHRMEYYKLEELKEIIRRGANILDISYDEEGITEIAKRSRGTPRIANRLLKRARDFALVEGSGVLEKESVDGILRLLGVDDNGLDELDRNILLSIINVYNGGPVGIETLSLLLGEDKRTIEEVYEPYLVKIGFIKRTPRGRVVTELGYNHLGIEKIFSEKK; this is translated from the coding sequence ATGAATGAAGAAAGAATATTGGAACCTAAGGAATTAGGGGAGGACAATATTCAAAGAAGTTTAAGGCCAAAAACTTTTAAGGAATATATTGGTCAGCAGGATTTGAAAGAAAAGATGAATATATTTATAAAGGCTGCTAAAATGAGAAATGAGTCGCTTGATCATATTTTGCTGTATGGGCCTCCGGGACTGGGAAAAACTACACTTGCAGGAGTTATTGCCACAGAAATGGGAGTGAATTTGAAAGTAACGACTGGGCCTGTGTTGGAAAAAGCAGGGGATTTAGCGGCTATTTTGACGTCTTTGGAAGAAAATGATATTTTATTTATTGATGAAATTCATAGATTGAATACATCGGTAGAGGAAATTTTGTATCCTGCAATGGAAGATGGAGAGCTGGATATTCTTATTGGGAAAGGGCCGTCTGCTAGAAGTATACGTGTGGAATTGCCGCAATTTACGTTGATTGGGGCGACTACGAGGGCAGGGCAGTTAAGTACACCGCTTCGGGATAGATTTGGAGTTACTCATAGGATGGAATATTATAAGCTGGAAGAATTGAAGGAAATTATACGAAGAGGTGCAAATATTCTTGATATTTCTTATGATGAGGAAGGGATTACGGAAATTGCTAAAAGAAGTCGAGGGACGCCTAGAATTGCGAACAGGCTATTGAAAAGGGCGAGAGATTTTGCACTTGTGGAAGGTTCGGGAGTTTTGGAAAAGGAAAGTGTGGATGGAATTTTGAGATTGCTAGGAGTGGATGACAATGGCCTGGATGAGCTTGATAGGAATATTTTGCTGTCGATTATAAATGTTTATAATGGTGGTCCTGTTGGAATTGAAACTTTGTCGCTTTTACTAGGGGAAGATAAACGGACAATCGAGGAGGTTTATGAGCCGTATCTTGTAAAAATTGGGTTTATAAAAAGAACTCCACGTGGAAGAGTTGTGACAGAATTAGGATATAACCATTTAGGAATTGAAAAAATATTTAGTGAAAAAAAATAG
- a CDS encoding DUF445 domain-containing protein has product MENLLIQLAIMVFVGILIGWFTNYLAIKLLFRPYKEVNFLFFKIQGLIPKNRDKISENIAETIEKELISVKYITEKLKDNDVINDEVLDKLLDKIIGEKLKKSIFEKNPLLKMFLNDSVIEKIKAYFKKAILENKEEIVEEIVKIAEDKIDFKEIMLEKMKNFSLEEMERIILSVSKNELKHIEIIGGVLGGIIALFQFFIMLLLKQI; this is encoded by the coding sequence TTGGAAAATTTGTTAATCCAGCTTGCCATAATGGTTTTTGTTGGAATACTCATAGGATGGTTTACAAATTATTTGGCTATAAAATTGTTATTTAGGCCCTATAAGGAAGTAAACTTCCTATTTTTCAAAATACAGGGATTAATTCCCAAAAATAGAGATAAAATTTCAGAAAATATAGCAGAAACGATAGAAAAGGAGCTTATTTCTGTTAAATATATTACTGAAAAGCTAAAAGACAACGATGTTATAAATGATGAAGTTTTAGATAAATTGTTGGATAAAATTATAGGAGAAAAACTGAAAAAAAGCATATTCGAAAAAAATCCACTATTAAAAATGTTTTTAAACGATTCAGTAATTGAAAAAATAAAAGCGTATTTTAAAAAGGCAATTTTAGAAAATAAAGAGGAAATAGTGGAGGAGATCGTAAAAATTGCGGAAGACAAAATTGACTTTAAGGAAATTATGCTTGAAAAAATGAAAAATTTCTCATTAGAAGAAATGGAAAGAATAATTTTGTCTGTATCTAAAAATGAATTAAAGCATATTGAAATTATTGGTGGAGTATTGGGAGGGATAATCGCATTATTTCAGTTTTTTATAATGTTATTATTAAAACAGATATAA
- a CDS encoding flavodoxin, translating into MATLNIVYYTGTGNTEEIAKYIGEGAEKAGATVKLINVEEANESTVDADFIAFGSPAVGAEEIAPEMVEFFEGIKDKIVGKTVGLFGSYDWGQGGWMDTWHEEIINEGLSVVNDGLIIHLAVDDDEKIEKCKEYGRAIVG; encoded by the coding sequence ATGGCAACATTAAACATAGTTTATTATACAGGTACTGGGAATACTGAAGAAATAGCAAAATATATTGGTGAAGGTGCAGAAAAAGCTGGGGCTACTGTAAAGCTTATAAATGTGGAAGAAGCTAATGAGAGTACAGTAGATGCTGATTTTATTGCATTTGGATCACCTGCAGTTGGAGCAGAGGAAATTGCGCCAGAAATGGTGGAATTTTTTGAAGGAATAAAGGATAAAATTGTTGGTAAAACAGTTGGGCTGTTTGGTTCTTATGACTGGGGACAAGGTGGATGGATGGACACTTGGCATGAAGAGATCATAAATGAAGGACTTTCGGTTGTGAATGACGGGCTTATTATTCATTTGGCCGTTGATGATGATGAAAAAATTGAAAAATGTAAGGAATATGGAAGAGCAATAGTTGGTTAA
- a CDS encoding acetate/propionate family kinase: MKVLVINCGSSSAKFELIDMTNEQSLAKGNCERIGITNPIFSYKNLITGEKISELETPMENHTVAVELILKTLQDEKIGVISSTDEIDSIGHRIVHGGEYYEKSVLVDDEVIKNLEEIAPLAPLHNPAHIMGIKVIQKLLPGKKNVVVFDTAFHQTMPAKAYMYPYPYEDYTELKVRKYGFHGTSHRYVSEVAQEMLGKKDSKIIVCHLGNGASISAVQNGKVVDTSMGMTPLAGVMMGTRTGDVDPASVIYIMRKRGLSLDEMNNRMNKKSGILGMIGTSSDFRDLDAAKKAGDEKAILAYDMFCYRIQLYIGAYVAAMNGVDAIAFTGGIGENSIGAKKQICEGLSFFGIELDEEKNSKRLPGNVELSTENSKVKVYKIETAEELVIARDTYKLTK, from the coding sequence ATGAAAGTTTTAGTAATAAATTGTGGAAGTTCATCTGCGAAATTTGAACTTATTGATATGACTAATGAACAGTCGCTAGCTAAGGGGAATTGTGAGAGGATAGGAATTACAAATCCAATTTTTAGTTATAAGAATTTAATAACAGGAGAAAAAATTAGTGAATTGGAAACTCCTATGGAAAATCATACGGTTGCAGTGGAATTGATATTAAAGACACTTCAAGATGAAAAAATTGGAGTAATATCTAGCACAGATGAAATTGACTCGATAGGGCATAGAATTGTCCATGGTGGAGAATATTATGAAAAATCTGTACTTGTCGATGATGAAGTTATAAAAAATCTTGAAGAAATCGCTCCACTTGCACCTTTACACAACCCAGCTCATATAATGGGAATAAAAGTTATCCAAAAATTGCTTCCTGGAAAGAAAAATGTGGTGGTATTTGATACTGCATTTCATCAAACAATGCCAGCAAAAGCATACATGTATCCTTATCCCTATGAAGACTACACAGAATTAAAAGTGAGAAAGTATGGTTTTCATGGGACTTCTCACAGATATGTAAGTGAAGTGGCACAAGAAATGTTAGGTAAAAAAGATTCAAAAATTATAGTTTGTCATCTTGGAAATGGTGCGAGCATTTCAGCGGTTCAAAATGGTAAAGTTGTAGATACATCAATGGGAATGACACCACTTGCAGGAGTTATGATGGGAACTAGAACTGGAGATGTAGATCCTGCTTCTGTTATTTATATTATGAGAAAAAGAGGATTATCCCTAGATGAAATGAATAATAGAATGAATAAGAAATCTGGAATTTTAGGAATGATTGGAACTAGTTCGGATTTCCGTGATTTAGATGCGGCTAAAAAGGCTGGAGATGAAAAGGCTATTTTAGCTTATGACATGTTCTGCTACAGAATACAGCTTTATATCGGAGCTTATGTTGCGGCAATGAACGGTGTTGATGCTATTGCCTTTACTGGTGGAATTGGAGAAAATTCTATTGGAGCTAAAAAACAAATTTGTGAAGGGCTTTCATTTTTTGGAATTGAGCTGGATGAAGAAAAAAATTCAAAAAGATTGCCAGGAAATGTAGAGTTATCTACAGAAAATTCAAAAGTTAAAGTTTATAAGATTGAAACAGCTGAAGAACTTGTAATTGCAAGAGATACTTATAAATTGACAAAATAA
- the pta gene encoding phosphate acetyltransferase, with protein MNTLTNELKERAKKLNKTIILPETEDERVLRATEKIINEGIAKIALVGNEKEIKERAAKIGVSLEGAIFYNPDSCATIDAMSELLKKRREKKGMTFETAKAILMSDPRYFAAMLVHQGRVDGMVAGSSSPTAHVLRAAIHIIGPREGLKTVSSSFVMITNTPEFGDNGTFVYSDGGVIPDPTAMQLADIAISAAEKARFTAGIKEPKVAFLSFSTKGSADGVSVSKVREAIEILKVRNVDFDFDGELQLDAAIVPEVAAAKAPNSKVAGQANVLIFPDLDSGNIGYKLTQRLAKAKALGPLIQGLAKPVHDLSRGCSVEDIVEVVAITAVESEM; from the coding sequence ATGAATACATTGACAAATGAATTAAAGGAAAGAGCTAAAAAGCTGAACAAAACTATTATTTTACCTGAAACAGAAGATGAAAGAGTCTTACGGGCAACTGAAAAAATCATTAATGAAGGAATTGCAAAAATTGCTTTAGTTGGAAATGAAAAGGAAATAAAAGAAAGAGCGGCTAAAATTGGTGTTTCATTGGAGGGTGCGATATTTTATAATCCTGATTCTTGTGCAACAATTGATGCTATGTCAGAACTTTTGAAAAAAAGAAGAGAAAAAAAAGGAATGACATTTGAAACTGCAAAAGCGATACTTATGTCAGATCCAAGATATTTTGCAGCAATGCTTGTGCATCAAGGCAGAGTTGATGGAATGGTGGCAGGTTCATCTTCACCAACAGCACACGTTTTAAGAGCGGCAATTCACATAATTGGACCAAGAGAAGGATTAAAAACAGTATCAAGTTCTTTTGTTATGATAACAAATACGCCTGAATTTGGAGATAACGGAACATTTGTATATTCAGATGGTGGAGTAATCCCTGATCCTACAGCAATGCAGCTAGCTGATATTGCAATTTCTGCAGCTGAAAAAGCTAGATTTACAGCTGGAATAAAAGAACCTAAAGTGGCATTCTTATCATTTTCCACAAAGGGAAGTGCAGATGGAGTGTCTGTAAGTAAAGTTAGGGAAGCAATTGAAATCTTGAAAGTTAGAAACGTTGATTTTGACTTTGATGGGGAATTACAGCTGGATGCGGCAATTGTGCCAGAAGTGGCTGCTGCAAAAGCTCCCAACTCAAAAGTAGCAGGACAGGCGAATGTATTAATTTTCCCTGATTTGGATTCAGGGAATATTGGTTATAAATTAACGCAAAGATTAGCAAAGGCAAAGGCATTGGGACCATTAATCCAAGGATTGGCAAAACCAGTTCACGATTTGTCAAGAGGATGCAGCGTGGAAGATATTGTGGAAGTTGTGGCGATTACAGCTGTGGAATCTGAAATGTAA
- the ftsY gene encoding signal recognition particle-docking protein FtsY, which yields MLKNFFKFGKKKKGKEEQKSELENQLDKEIQESEDEIQKIKKETEKEIKKAADEILKKDNKISENSKVENGNVESKLDESNFEKREKTKKKPKLKPLKDRLATPKKGFFGKLKEALLGKTIDDDLYEELEELLIQSDIGMNMTMQLVEELEKSVSRKKLKTSEQIYDELKELLKAKLVYSDESNTKLKLQDGKLNILLIVGVNGVGKTTSIGKIAKKLKDSGKKVIIGAGDTFRAAAIEQVEEWGKRTGVEVIKQAHGSDPAAVIFDTVKTAKNRGFDVAILDTAGRLHNKRDLMKELEKINKIIREQSGETDFETLLVIDSTTGQNGLEQARIFNEIVDLTGIILTKFDGTAKGGIIFPITEELKKPIKFIGVGEGIEDLREFDTKEFVEAMFD from the coding sequence ATGCTGAAAAATTTTTTTAAATTTGGAAAAAAGAAAAAAGGTAAGGAAGAGCAAAAAAGCGAGCTTGAAAATCAACTGGATAAAGAAATTCAGGAAAGCGAAGATGAAATACAAAAAATAAAAAAAGAAACAGAAAAAGAAATAAAAAAAGCAGCTGATGAAATTTTAAAAAAAGATAATAAAATTAGCGAGAATTCTAAAGTTGAAAATGGAAATGTTGAAAGTAAATTAGATGAGAGTAACTTTGAAAAAAGAGAAAAAACTAAGAAAAAGCCTAAATTAAAGCCATTAAAAGATAGGCTGGCAACACCTAAAAAGGGATTTTTTGGAAAACTAAAAGAAGCGCTTTTGGGAAAAACAATAGATGATGATTTGTATGAAGAATTGGAAGAATTGCTGATTCAATCGGATATTGGGATGAATATGACAATGCAGCTTGTGGAAGAGCTGGAAAAATCGGTTTCACGAAAAAAATTGAAAACATCTGAGCAAATTTATGATGAATTAAAGGAATTACTGAAGGCTAAACTTGTTTATAGCGATGAAAGTAACACAAAATTGAAATTGCAGGATGGAAAGCTGAACATTCTTTTAATTGTTGGTGTAAATGGAGTCGGAAAGACTACGTCCATTGGTAAAATTGCAAAAAAATTGAAGGATAGTGGAAAAAAGGTTATCATTGGGGCTGGAGATACGTTTAGAGCAGCTGCGATTGAGCAAGTTGAGGAGTGGGGGAAACGGACTGGCGTGGAAGTTATAAAACAGGCTCATGGAAGCGATCCTGCCGCTGTAATTTTTGATACTGTGAAAACTGCAAAAAATCGTGGATTTGATGTGGCGATACTGGATACGGCTGGAAGACTTCACAATAAACGTGATTTGATGAAAGAGCTTGAAAAAATAAATAAAATCATACGTGAGCAGTCTGGAGAAACGGACTTTGAAACTTTACTTGTAATTGACAGCACAACTGGGCAGAATGGTTTGGAGCAGGCTAGAATATTCAATGAAATTGTAGATTTGACAGGAATTATTTTAACTAAATTTGATGGAACGGCAAAAGGTGGAATTATTTTTCCAATTACAGAAGAGCTGAAAAAGCCAATCAAATTTATAGGTGTCGGGGAAGGAATTGAGGATTTGCGGGAATTTGATACAAAGGAATTTGTTGAAGCTATGTTTGATTAA